Proteins found in one Mustela lutreola isolate mMusLut2 chromosome 12, mMusLut2.pri, whole genome shotgun sequence genomic segment:
- the TESK1 gene encoding dual specificity testis-specific protein kinase 1 yields MAGERPPLRGPGPGPGEAPGEGPPGPGSTGGGPGRGRPSSYRALRSAVSSLARVDDFHCAEKIGAGFFSEVYKVRHRQSGQVMVLKMNRLPSNRGNTLREVQLMNRLRHPNILRFMGVCVHQGQLHALTEYMNGGTLEQLLSSPEPLSWPVRLRLALDIARGLRYLHAKGVFHRDLTSKNCLIRREDRGFTAVVGDFGLAEKIPVYREGARKEPLAVVGSPYWMAPEVLRGELYDEKADVFAFGIVLCELIARVPADPDYLPRTEDFGLDVPAFRTLVGDDCPLPFLLLAIHCCSMEPSTRAPFTEITQHLEWILEQLPEPAPLTRASLTHNQRSVSRGGPSATLPRPDPRLSRSRSDLFLPPSPDSPPNWGDNLTRVNPFSLREDLRGGKIKLLDTPSKPVTPLPLVPPSPLPSSQLPLVTTPETLIQPGTPARRCRSLPSSPELPRRMETALPGPGPPSMGPSAEERMECEGSSPEPEPPGPAPQLPLAVATDNFISTCSSASQPWSPRSGPALNNNPPAVVVNSPQGWAGEPWNRAQHSLPRAAALERTEPSPPPSAPRESDEGLPCPGCCLGPFSFGFLSMCPRPTPAVARYRNLNCEAGSLLCHRGHHAKPPTPGLQLPGARS; encoded by the exons ATGGCCGGGGAACGGCCCCCACTGCggggccctgggccagggccGGGAGAAGCGCCGGGGGAGGGGCCCCCGGGACCGGGGAGTACGGGTGGAGGCCCGGGCCGGGGCCGCCCCTCCTCCTACCGGGCTCTCCGCAGCGCCGTCTCCAGCCTGGCGCGCGTGGACGATTTCCACTGCGCAGAGAAGATCGGGGCCGGCTTCTTCTCTGAGGTCTACAAG GTTAGGCACCGACAGTCAGGGCAAGTCATGGTGCTGAAAATGAACAGACTCCCCAGTAACCGGGGAAACACGCTACGGGAGGTGCAGCTGATGAACCGGCTCCGACACCCCAACATCCTAAG GTTCATGGGGGTCTGTGTGCACCAGGGGCAGCTGCACGCTCTTACAGAG TATATGAATGGGGGGACCCTGGAACAGCTGCTCAGCTCCCCAGAACCCCTGTCCTGGCCAGTCAGGCTCCGGCTGGCTCTGGACATTGCCCGGGGCCTGCGGTACCTGCATGCCAAAGGTGTATTCCACCGAGACCTAACATCCAAG AACTGTCTGATCCGGCGGGAAGACCGAGGCTTCACGGCTGTTGTGGGTGACTTCGGGCTGGCTGAAAAGATTCCTGTGTATAG GGAAGGGGCAAGAAAGGAGCCATTGGCTGTGGTAGGTTCCCCTTACTGGATGGCTCCAGAGGTGTTGCGGGGTGAGCTGTATGATGAGAAG GCCGATGTCTTTGCCTTTGGTATTGTCCTCTGTGAGCTCATTGCACGAGTACCTGCGGACCCAGATTACCTACCCCGAACTGAG GACTTTGGCCTGGATGTGCCTGCTTTCCGGACCCTGGTAGGGGATGACTGCCCACTGCCCTTCCTGCTCCTGGCCATCCACTGCTGCAGT ATGGAACCTAGCACTCGTGCTCCCTTCACGGAAATCACCCAGCATCTGGAATGGATCCTGGAGCAGCTGCCTGAGCCAGCCCCCCTCACCAGAGCTTCCCTGACACACAATCAGA GGTCTGTTTCAAGAGGGGGTCCCTCTGCCACCCTTCCTAGGCCAGACCCCCGGCTTTCCCGAAGCCGGTCAGACCTCTTCCTGCCCCCATCACCAGACTCACCCCCCAACTGGGGGGACAATCTGACTCGAGTCAATCCCTTCTCACTCCGGGAAGACCTCCGGGGAGGCAAGATCAAGCTGTTGGACACACCTAGCAAGCCCGTGACCCCCCTGCCCCTTGttccaccatcaccactgcccTCCTCGCAGCTGCCCTTGGTGACCACTCCAGAGACCCTCATCCAGCCTGGGACACCTGCCCGTCGCTGCCGTTCGCTCCCATCATCCCCTGAGCTCCCCCGACGTATGGAGACAGCACTGCCAGGTCCTGGCCCTCCCAGTATGGGCCCCTCGGCTGAAGAAAGAATGGAGTGTGAGGGCAGTAGCCCTGAGCCAGAACCCCCAGGACCAGCTCCCCAGCTGCCCCTGGCCGTGGCCACAGACAACTTCATCAGCACTTGTTCCTCGGCCTCCCAGCCCTGGTCCCCTAGATCAGGACCTGCCCTTAACAACAACCCCCCAGCTGTGGTGGTGAACTCCCCACAAGGCTGGGCTGGGGAGCCGTGGAACCGGGCTCAGCATAGCCTGCCCCGGGCGGCAGCCCTGGAGCGGACAGAACCCTCGCCGCCCCCTTCAGCTCCCCGGGAGTCTGATGAGGGGCTACCCTGCCCTGGCTGCTGTCTTGGCCCTTTCAGCTTTGGCTTCCTATCCATGTGCCCCCGCCCCACACCAGCTGTTGCCCGCTACCGCAACCTGAACTGTGAGGCGGGCAGTCTTCTCTGCCACCGAGGGCACCATGCCAAGCCTCCCACACCCGGCCTGCAGCTGCCCGGGGCGCGCTCTTAG
- the CIMIP2B gene encoding protein FAM166B isoform X2: MTSTFIPGLNPKNPHYIPGMGQTYGQMTGQLLRGSPGLAWPPAHRTLLPPIRPPASPEVPRGSLPVRRGHERLSSSMIPGYTGFVPQAQFIFAKNCSRVWAEALNDFTQWSGGQVSQELPKEAEGKKDTKKDQEPKPESELEAEKEPELQQEAEQASPYSMDDKDPRKFFMPGPTLRTWAFYLIMEAMYQGISSSNSGTHMGISPMMHWASPPSRSSSWCRYLDFKVFLLCLPIPVILLEGREVGPRVGGGTKRNGLEAEHLFY; the protein is encoded by the exons ATGACCAGCACCTTCATACCGGGGCTGAACCCTAAGAACCCTCATTATATCCCAGG CATGGGCCAGACCTATGGGCAGATGACCGGTCAGCTACTTCGAGGATCTCCTGGCCTAGCCTGGCCCCCTGCCCATCGCACACTTCTGCCTCCCATCCGGCCTCCGGCATCTCCTGAAGTTCCCAGGGGAAGCCTGCCTGTCAGGCGTGGGCATGAAAGACTCAGCTCCAGCATGATCCCTGGGTATACAG GTTTTGTGCCCCAGGCACAGTTCATCTTTGCCAAGAACTGCAGCAGGGTCTGGGCTGAGGCTCTAAATGATTTCACTCAGTGGTCTGGGGGACAAGTCAGTCAAGAGCTGCCAAAGGAGGCCGAGGGTAAAAAAGACACCAAGAAAGACCAAGAGCCAAAGCCTGAgtcagagctggaggcagagaaggagccagaGCTGCAGCAAGAGGCGGAACAA GCTTCCCCCTATTCCATGGATGACAAAGATCCTCGCAAGTTCTTCATGCCAG GACCTACCCTCAGAACCTGGGCCTTTTACCTAATTATGGAGGCTATGTACCAG GGTATAAGTTCCAGTAATTCGGGCACACATATGGGCATCTCACCCATGATGCACTGGGCCTCACCACCCTCCAGAAGCAGCTCCTGGTGTAGGTACCTGGACTTCAAggtctttcttctctgtcttcctatCCCAGTCATCCTTTTGGAAGGAAGAGAAGTGGGCccgagggtggggggaggcacaAAGAGAAATGGTTTGGAGGCCGAGCACCTTTTTTATTAA
- the CIMIP2B gene encoding protein FAM166B isoform X3, whose translation MTSTFIPGLNPKNPHYIPGYTGHCPLLRFSMGQTYGQMTGQLLRGSPGLAWPPAHRTLLPPIRPPASPEVPRGSLPVRRGHERLSSSMIPGYTGFVPQAQFIFAKNCSRVWAEALNDFTQWSGGQVSQELPKEAEGKKDTKKDQEPKPESELEAEKEPELQQEAEQASPYSMDDKDPRKFFMPGFTGYVPRARFLFGSSFPVLTNRALQEFGQMYSGGRPQKDPKPLPPLSRTYPQNLGLLPNYGGYVPGYKFQ comes from the exons ATGACCAGCACCTTCATACCGGGGCTGAACCCTAAGAACCCTCATTATATCCCAGG GTACACTGGACACTGCCCACTACTTCGGTTCAGCATGGGCCAGACCTATGGGCAGATGACCGGTCAGCTACTTCGAGGATCTCCTGGCCTAGCCTGGCCCCCTGCCCATCGCACACTTCTGCCTCCCATCCGGCCTCCGGCATCTCCTGAAGTTCCCAGGGGAAGCCTGCCTGTCAGGCGTGGGCATGAAAGACTCAGCTCCAGCATGATCCCTGGGTATACAG GTTTTGTGCCCCAGGCACAGTTCATCTTTGCCAAGAACTGCAGCAGGGTCTGGGCTGAGGCTCTAAATGATTTCACTCAGTGGTCTGGGGGACAAGTCAGTCAAGAGCTGCCAAAGGAGGCCGAGGGTAAAAAAGACACCAAGAAAGACCAAGAGCCAAAGCCTGAgtcagagctggaggcagagaaggagccagaGCTGCAGCAAGAGGCGGAACAA GCTTCCCCCTATTCCATGGATGACAAAGATCCTCGCAAGTTCTTCATGCCAG GCTTCACTGGTTACGTGCCCCGTGCCCGCTTCCTCTTCGGCTCCAGCTTTCCTGTGCTCACCAACCGGGCGCTGCAGGAATTTGGACAGATGTATTCAGGGGGCAGACCCCAGAAGGATCCCAAACCTCTCCCTCCACTTTCTAGGACCTACCCTCAGAACCTGGGCCTTTTACCTAATTATGGAGGCTATGTACCAG GGTATAAGTTCCAGTAA
- the CIMIP2B gene encoding protein FAM166B isoform X1 → MTSTFIPGLNPKNPHYIPGYTGHCPLLRFSMGQTYGQMTGQLLRGSPGLAWPPAHRTLLPPIRPPASPEVPRGSLPVRRGHERLSSSMIPGYTGFVPQAQFIFAKNCSRVWAEALNDFTQWSGGQVSQELPKEAEGKKDTKKDQEPKPESELEAEKEPELQQEAEQASPYSMDDKDPRKFFMPGPTLRTWAFYLIMEAMYQGISSSNSGTHMGISPMMHWASPPSRSSSWCRYLDFKVFLLCLPIPVILLEGREVGPRVGGGTKRNGLEAEHLFY, encoded by the exons ATGACCAGCACCTTCATACCGGGGCTGAACCCTAAGAACCCTCATTATATCCCAGG GTACACTGGACACTGCCCACTACTTCGGTTCAGCATGGGCCAGACCTATGGGCAGATGACCGGTCAGCTACTTCGAGGATCTCCTGGCCTAGCCTGGCCCCCTGCCCATCGCACACTTCTGCCTCCCATCCGGCCTCCGGCATCTCCTGAAGTTCCCAGGGGAAGCCTGCCTGTCAGGCGTGGGCATGAAAGACTCAGCTCCAGCATGATCCCTGGGTATACAG GTTTTGTGCCCCAGGCACAGTTCATCTTTGCCAAGAACTGCAGCAGGGTCTGGGCTGAGGCTCTAAATGATTTCACTCAGTGGTCTGGGGGACAAGTCAGTCAAGAGCTGCCAAAGGAGGCCGAGGGTAAAAAAGACACCAAGAAAGACCAAGAGCCAAAGCCTGAgtcagagctggaggcagagaaggagccagaGCTGCAGCAAGAGGCGGAACAA GCTTCCCCCTATTCCATGGATGACAAAGATCCTCGCAAGTTCTTCATGCCAG GACCTACCCTCAGAACCTGGGCCTTTTACCTAATTATGGAGGCTATGTACCAG GGTATAAGTTCCAGTAATTCGGGCACACATATGGGCATCTCACCCATGATGCACTGGGCCTCACCACCCTCCAGAAGCAGCTCCTGGTGTAGGTACCTGGACTTCAAggtctttcttctctgtcttcctatCCCAGTCATCCTTTTGGAAGGAAGAGAAGTGGGCccgagggtggggggaggcacaAAGAGAAATGGTTTGGAGGCCGAGCACCTTTTTTATTAA